From Triticum urartu cultivar G1812 chromosome 2, Tu2.1, whole genome shotgun sequence, a single genomic window includes:
- the LOC125537296 gene encoding uncharacterized protein LOC125537296: MTNNTAGDRPRLRYPQIQTTRARAQPSRFNCSDDGHVKYFCGEYYDDYRCWVFKPGQATPRCKKSTKTKGTRRNHAVRLPKSVAAPAVLRRVAAVRRFRPFSAAPLPCASIPSFSAAAEPEVAARVAAVPAASSSAPRRRRPRSSSPPASPALLPVPDAPRCSPFAVTCLGPPPAGTFGFPIFTSTTSGISTSMEERLFSRASAGAKNIFFSSSIISYAVCFSNPL; encoded by the exons ATGACCAACAACACGGCCGGCGATAGACCCCGCCTGCGCTACCCTCAAATCCAGACCACACGCGCGCGTGCCCAGCCTTCAAGGTTCAACTGCAGCGACGACGGCCACGTCAAGTACTTCTGTGGCGAGTACTACGACGACTACA GGTGTTGGGTATTTAAGCCGGGGCAAGCCACGCCCCGGTGCAAGAAATCGACGAAGACGAAGGGCACGCGCAGAAACCACGCCGTCAGGCTGCCAAAATCCGTCGCTGCCCCTGCCGTTCTCCGCCGCGTCGCCGCCGTGCGTCGATTCCGGCCGTTCTCAGCCGCGCCGCTGCCGTGCGCGTCGATTCCGTCGTTCTCCGCCGCCGCTGAACCTGAAGTGGCCGCCCGCGTCGCCGCCGTGCCCGCTGCGTCCTCCTCTGCTCCTCGACGCCGGCGTCCGCGCTCCTCGTCGCCGCCCGCGTCGCCTGCGCTCCTGCCCGTGCCCGACGCGCCGCGGTGCTCGCCGTTCGCCGTCACCTGCCTCGGCCCTCCTCCTGCAG GTACTTTTGGATTTCCCATCTTCACTTCAACCACATCAGGCATATCTACATCCATGGAAGAAAGACTTTTCTCCAGAGCTTCTGCTGGAGCCAAGAACATCTTCTTCAGCTCTAGCATAATCTCGTATGCAGTTTGCTTCTCAAACCCTCTCTGA